A single Ochrobactrum sp. BTU1 DNA region contains:
- the galU gene encoding UTP--glucose-1-phosphate uridylyltransferase GalU: MSSIRKIRKAVFPVAGLGTRFLPATKSIPKEMLTVVDKPVIQYVVDEAREAGIEHLIFVTGRNKAVIEDYFDAQVELYSTLAERGKKAELEHLQELQPQPGTTSFTRQQVPLGLGHAVWCARELVGDEPFALLLPDMVMQSKKGCLKEMVELYEQTGGNVIAVQECDPEEAHKYGIVGKGNAIGNGFEINQMVEKPAKGTAPSNLYINGRYILQPEIFELLSKQEKGAGNEIQLTDAMLKLADQQKFFGFDYHGRTFDCGSKSGFIEANVAFALWRKDIRPTVEVSIADLLKTIKPE, from the coding sequence ATGAGTTCGATCCGCAAAATCCGTAAGGCAGTTTTCCCGGTCGCCGGTCTTGGGACCCGCTTTCTTCCCGCGACAAAGTCCATCCCCAAGGAAATGCTTACCGTAGTCGACAAGCCAGTCATCCAGTATGTGGTAGACGAGGCCCGCGAGGCCGGTATCGAACATCTGATTTTCGTCACCGGACGCAACAAGGCTGTCATCGAAGACTATTTCGACGCACAGGTTGAGCTTTATTCCACGCTTGCCGAACGCGGTAAGAAGGCTGAGCTTGAGCATCTGCAGGAATTGCAGCCGCAGCCAGGCACCACCAGCTTCACCCGTCAGCAGGTTCCACTCGGTCTTGGCCATGCGGTCTGGTGTGCACGCGAACTGGTCGGCGATGAACCTTTTGCACTGCTTTTGCCAGATATGGTCATGCAGTCGAAGAAGGGCTGCCTCAAGGAAATGGTCGAGCTTTATGAACAAACCGGCGGCAATGTGATTGCCGTGCAGGAATGCGATCCTGAAGAAGCCCATAAGTACGGCATCGTCGGCAAGGGCAATGCGATTGGCAACGGTTTTGAGATCAACCAGATGGTTGAAAAGCCAGCCAAGGGCACCGCACCTTCAAATCTCTATATCAATGGCCGCTACATTCTTCAGCCGGAAATCTTTGAACTGCTAAGCAAGCAGGAAAAGGGTGCTGGCAATGAAATCCAGCTGACCGACGCCATGCTCAAACTTGCAGACCAGCAGAAGTTCTTCGGCTTCGATTACCATGGCCGGACATTCGACTGTGGCTCGAAGTCGGGCTTCATCGAAGCAAACGTGGCTTTTGCCCTGTGGCGTAAGGATATCCGCCCAACGGTCGAAGTTTCGATTGCCGATCTGCTCAAGACGATCAAGCCGGAATAA
- a CDS encoding DUF459 domain-containing protein, with protein MQTKQFKNTAFSVLATKLVAFAIVLSALSSASAQERPRTIFDLLFGPKKAQPQQQYEQPKPQRVRPAKPKRAQKATPVARSTPAPAPQPEVNFVEKKPDAKKVLVVGDFIGNGLAEGLDVAFATNPDLRIVSRINGSSGFVRDDHFDWPASIGKILEEEKPAAVVVMIGSNDRQAITAKGQSLAARSPEWTAEYQTRVSKFMKEIKDKNYPLIWVGQPPFRPRGMSQDMLALNEIYRTASEKAGARFIDVWDGFIDEEGNFSQTGFDINGQTARLRGNDGINTTTAGKRKLAFYAEKPLKALFGDIRDNEQLLPTAGKQDPAKPVDRIAPVSLRDIDRDNSGVLLGGTLASRKKEEKKPSAERKTAPGRADDFSWPQKSVNP; from the coding sequence ATGCAGACAAAGCAGTTCAAAAACACGGCTTTCAGCGTTTTAGCAACTAAGCTTGTTGCCTTCGCGATTGTTCTCTCCGCCTTGTCATCTGCATCGGCACAGGAGCGTCCACGTACGATTTTCGACCTGCTGTTCGGCCCCAAAAAGGCACAGCCACAGCAGCAATATGAGCAGCCAAAACCACAACGTGTGCGCCCGGCCAAACCCAAGCGCGCGCAAAAAGCAACACCCGTTGCCCGCTCAACACCCGCACCTGCCCCGCAGCCCGAAGTCAATTTCGTTGAAAAGAAGCCGGATGCCAAAAAGGTTCTCGTGGTGGGTGACTTCATCGGCAATGGTCTTGCGGAAGGTCTCGACGTTGCCTTTGCAACCAATCCGGATTTGCGGATCGTCAGCCGTATCAACGGCTCGTCAGGCTTTGTCCGCGACGACCATTTTGATTGGCCTGCCAGCATCGGCAAGATACTTGAAGAAGAAAAGCCTGCCGCTGTCGTCGTGATGATCGGTTCAAACGACCGACAGGCGATCACCGCAAAAGGGCAAAGTCTTGCGGCTCGCTCGCCCGAATGGACGGCGGAATACCAAACCCGCGTTTCCAAGTTCATGAAGGAAATCAAGGATAAGAACTATCCTCTAATATGGGTTGGCCAGCCACCGTTTCGGCCACGCGGCATGTCGCAAGATATGCTTGCGCTCAACGAAATCTATCGCACCGCATCCGAAAAGGCGGGGGCGAGATTTATTGATGTTTGGGACGGTTTTATCGACGAAGAAGGCAATTTCAGCCAGACCGGCTTCGACATCAACGGTCAGACAGCGCGTCTGCGCGGTAATGATGGGATCAACACCACCACTGCCGGCAAACGCAAACTCGCTTTCTACGCAGAGAAGCCTCTAAAGGCGCTTTTCGGCGACATTCGCGACAATGAGCAATTGTTGCCCACCGCCGGAAAACAGGACCCTGCCAAGCCTGTTGATCGCATTGCGCCGGTGAGTCTGCGCGACATTGACCGCGACAATAGCGGCGTCTTGCTGGGCGGAACGCTGGCATCGCGCAAAAAGGAAGAGAAAAAGCCATCAGCAGAGCGAAAAACTGCTCCTGGCCGGGCAGATGACTTCAGTTGGCCGCAAAAAAGCGTAAATCCCTGA
- a CDS encoding lytic murein transglycosylase, producing MLRFPFTLGRGMRAKITATVAVAMLASGLTTGSAFADANFRKWVSSFRTTAVQNGVSPSTFDRAFRGVDSPDPEVLRKARFQPEFNEPVWNYIDNRVNEHSVAVGQSMAKKWGPWLQRIEQRFSVDRNILLAIWSMESNYGEILKRDDVMMDTIRSLATLAYADQRRAKFGRTQLIAAMKILQTGDIDRGHLTGSWAGAMGHTQFIPTSYQAYAVDMDGNGKRDIWNSVPDALGTAANLLHRNGWQPGRTWGYEVQLPAGRKFPSGSLSAAEWQKLGVVRANGRPFPDANEKVTLKVLDGREGPAFLMAKNFSVIKRYNNADKYALAVGLLADRIGGYQGLRQDWNRPFTPITMNEREELQTHLKALGYYDGKIDGKIGSTSRKAIEAFQQRNGLQPDGHPSAEVLSVLRRR from the coding sequence ATGCTGCGATTTCCATTCACTCTGGGACGAGGAATGCGCGCCAAGATTACAGCAACCGTTGCGGTGGCAATGCTTGCATCTGGGCTGACGACTGGCAGCGCTTTCGCTGATGCCAATTTCAGAAAATGGGTTTCCAGTTTCCGCACCACGGCTGTTCAGAATGGCGTATCGCCATCGACATTTGACCGCGCGTTTCGAGGCGTCGATTCGCCCGATCCGGAAGTACTGCGCAAAGCGCGCTTTCAGCCGGAGTTCAACGAGCCTGTCTGGAACTACATCGACAACCGCGTGAATGAGCATTCCGTGGCTGTGGGCCAGAGCATGGCGAAAAAATGGGGCCCATGGCTCCAGCGCATCGAACAGCGCTTCTCAGTTGATCGCAATATCCTGCTGGCCATCTGGTCGATGGAGAGCAATTACGGCGAAATCCTCAAGCGCGACGATGTCATGATGGACACGATCCGCTCGCTGGCGACGCTGGCCTATGCAGATCAGCGTCGCGCCAAGTTCGGCCGCACGCAGCTGATCGCCGCAATGAAAATTCTCCAGACCGGTGATATCGACCGCGGACATCTGACCGGCTCTTGGGCAGGCGCGATGGGTCATACCCAGTTCATCCCGACCAGCTACCAGGCCTATGCTGTCGACATGGACGGCAATGGCAAGCGCGATATCTGGAATTCGGTTCCCGATGCTCTTGGCACCGCCGCAAACCTTTTGCATCGCAATGGCTGGCAGCCGGGTCGTACTTGGGGTTATGAAGTTCAGCTTCCAGCTGGGCGAAAGTTCCCATCCGGCTCACTTTCGGCTGCTGAATGGCAGAAGCTCGGCGTGGTTCGCGCCAATGGCCGTCCATTCCCAGATGCCAATGAAAAGGTCACTTTGAAAGTTCTGGACGGTCGTGAGGGGCCAGCCTTCCTGATGGCTAAGAACTTCTCCGTCATCAAACGCTATAACAATGCCGATAAATATGCACTCGCCGTTGGCCTGCTTGCAGATCGCATTGGTGGTTATCAGGGTTTGCGCCAGGATTGGAACCGTCCTTTCACGCCAATCACCATGAATGAACGTGAAGAATTGCAGACGCATCTTAAGGCGCTTGGCTATTACGACGGCAAGATCGACGGCAAGATCGGTTCAACTTCGCGCAAAGCGATTGAAGCATTCCAGCAGCGCAATGGCTTGCAGCCAGACGGCCATCCAAGCGCGGAGGTGCTTTCGGTTCTCCGCCGCCGTTAA
- a CDS encoding amino acid permease — MNIASKPPVENNREEEPHLARNLSNRHLQLIAIGGAIGTGLFMGSGKTISLAGPSILLVYAIIGFMLFFVMRALGEILLSNLEYRSFADFAGDYLGPWAQFFTGWTYWLCWIVTGIADVVAVSGYVSFWYPELALWIPALGLIGVLLLLNLPNVRNFGEIEFWFALIKIVAIVALILAGAYMLITNFTLPNGTQASVTHLWANGGFFPNGFFGFVAGFQIAVFAFVGIELVGTAAAETENPTRNLPKAINSIPIRVVLFYVGALFVIITVIPWDQVDPNSSPFVAMFSLAGLGIAAHVVNFVVLTSATSSANSGIYSTSRMIYGLATSRLAPQTLGKLNSRKVPVNALFFSCIFLLAGVVLLYAGQSIIEAFTIVTTISALLFIFIWSIILASYLQYRRKRPDLHEKSTFKLPGGRASVVMVFTFFAFILWALAQEQDTAAALKVTPIWFVFLGIVYLAIRKNRQQS, encoded by the coding sequence ATGAATATTGCATCGAAGCCTCCCGTTGAGAACAACCGGGAGGAGGAACCCCATCTTGCACGCAATCTGTCCAATCGACATCTCCAGCTGATCGCCATTGGTGGCGCAATCGGCACGGGCCTTTTCATGGGTTCGGGCAAGACCATCTCGCTCGCGGGACCATCCATTCTGCTGGTCTATGCGATCATCGGCTTCATGCTGTTCTTCGTGATGCGTGCGCTGGGTGAAATCCTGCTGTCCAATCTCGAATATCGCTCATTCGCTGATTTCGCAGGCGACTATCTCGGCCCATGGGCACAGTTCTTCACTGGCTGGACCTACTGGCTTTGCTGGATTGTAACCGGCATTGCCGATGTGGTGGCAGTTTCGGGCTATGTATCGTTCTGGTATCCGGAACTGGCTCTGTGGATTCCGGCGCTTGGCCTGATCGGCGTGTTGCTGCTGCTGAACCTGCCAAACGTGCGCAACTTCGGTGAAATCGAATTCTGGTTTGCGCTGATCAAGATCGTTGCAATTGTCGCGCTTATTCTGGCTGGCGCTTATATGCTGATCACGAATTTCACGCTGCCAAATGGCACGCAGGCTTCGGTCACGCATCTGTGGGCGAATGGCGGGTTCTTCCCGAACGGCTTCTTCGGCTTTGTGGCAGGCTTCCAGATCGCGGTTTTCGCTTTCGTGGGTATCGAGCTGGTTGGTACGGCTGCGGCTGAAACCGAAAACCCGACGCGTAATCTGCCAAAGGCAATCAATTCGATCCCGATCCGTGTCGTGCTTTTCTATGTTGGTGCGCTGTTCGTGATTATCACGGTCATTCCGTGGGATCAGGTCGATCCAAACTCCAGCCCGTTCGTGGCCATGTTCTCGCTGGCAGGACTTGGCATTGCCGCCCATGTCGTCAACTTCGTGGTGCTGACTTCGGCAACGTCGAGCGCCAATTCCGGCATCTACTCGACCTCGCGCATGATTTATGGTCTGGCAACATCGCGCCTAGCACCGCAGACACTCGGCAAGCTTAACAGCCGCAAGGTGCCGGTGAATGCCCTGTTCTTCTCCTGCATCTTCCTGCTTGCAGGCGTTGTGCTACTTTATGCAGGCCAGAGCATCATTGAAGCTTTTACTATCGTCACGACGATTTCAGCGCTTCTCTTCATCTTCATCTGGTCGATCATTCTTGCGTCTTATCTTCAGTATCGCCGCAAGCGTCCTGATCTGCATGAAAAGTCGACCTTCAAGCTGCCGGGCGGACGCGCTTCAGTCGTCATGGTCTTTACCTTCTTTGCCTTCATTCTCTGGGCGCTGGCACAGGAACAGGACACGGCAGCGGCACTCAAAGTAACACCGATCTGGTTTGTGTTCTTAGGCATTGTCTATCTGGCAATCCGCAAGAATCGTCAGCAGAGCTAA